One Natrinema halophilum genomic window carries:
- a CDS encoding group I truncated hemoglobin, with protein MTDSLYERLGGEDSIAAVVDEFYDRVVADEQVAHYFDDVDMQKQRAHQTQFISSVADGPVEYSGEKMETAHAALGITSADFQAIATHLEEALMEFDVDEDDREMVLSEIASYRDAIVTAAD; from the coding sequence ATGACAGACTCGCTGTACGAGCGACTCGGTGGCGAAGACTCGATCGCGGCCGTCGTCGACGAGTTCTACGACCGCGTCGTGGCGGACGAACAGGTCGCACACTACTTCGACGACGTCGACATGCAGAAACAGCGCGCCCACCAGACGCAGTTCATCAGTTCCGTCGCCGATGGCCCGGTCGAATACTCGGGCGAGAAAATGGAAACGGCCCACGCGGCTCTCGGGATCACCTCCGCGGATTTTCAGGCGATCGCGACCCACCTTGAGGAAGCCCTCATGGAGTTCGACGTCGACGAGGACGATCGGGAAATGGTACTCTCGGAAATCGCGAGCTATCGAGACGCGATCGTTACGGCCGCCGACTGA
- a CDS encoding nitric-oxide reductase large subunit, which produces MQVKRKQLATFLATIFVVNLIVMGGGAWLSYANSPDIPDTIVGPNGDPIATSEDVRDGKAVFQENGLMNQGSILGRGSYYDTDYTADALESKTEYMREYYAQERYGENYTSLNATVQAGIDERVRGELQSSEYGSQVAYSEAEVYAHQQVREDYVERYHEGDRERGIPAGQVPSAEGAEDFADFALWTAWISHTDRPDSTTSFTNDWPYSPAAGNDAGGPVMVWSVIALVLLVGGAGIAIWLYQSIELPEPDASGVSIPHPKEIDLTPSQLLSTRFVLIGALLFVAQTFLGGLLAHYYVERDGFFGLREVIGFDVLQWLPWSIARTWHVDLGILWISTLWLGAGLFLAPLLTGREPPKQALYVKGLIGALLVVAVGALAGIWLGINNVFDGQLWWLLGNEGLEYVEIGRVWQVGLLVGFLGWTVLVARGFKPLLDREPRYGLAHMIVYAGGSIGLLFMAGFLYTPRTNIVVTEFWRWWVVHMWVEGVFEFFIIVVIALTLVSMNLLQKKSAEKAVIFQAALVMGSGIIGVSHHYWWAGLPEAWLPIGSVFSTLEFIPLLFILYEALGQYRAMDAAGADFPYRMAFYFIVASSVWNFFGAGVIGFFINLPIISYYETGTYLTVAHAHGAMFGAFGLLAMGMAVYILRLTTRDARWTDRRLRWSFWLCNLGLALMIFLSLLPIGFLQLETAFTQGYAAARSLEFYNGGLIQTLFWLRMPGDTLLILGAVVFAWDVTVKLLFQRKATAGETRDHVIADRLIADRGSVEPVSDDD; this is translated from the coding sequence ATGCAAGTGAAACGAAAACAACTGGCGACGTTCCTCGCGACGATCTTCGTCGTCAATCTCATCGTCATGGGCGGTGGTGCCTGGCTTTCCTATGCGAACTCGCCCGACATCCCCGATACCATCGTCGGACCAAACGGCGACCCGATCGCGACGAGCGAGGACGTCCGGGACGGCAAGGCAGTCTTCCAGGAAAACGGCCTGATGAATCAGGGCTCGATCCTCGGCCGCGGGAGTTACTACGACACCGACTACACCGCCGACGCGCTCGAGTCGAAGACCGAGTACATGCGCGAGTACTACGCACAGGAGCGCTACGGCGAGAACTATACGTCCCTTAACGCAACCGTGCAGGCGGGGATCGACGAACGAGTCCGCGGGGAACTGCAGTCGAGCGAGTACGGTTCGCAGGTCGCGTACTCTGAGGCGGAAGTCTACGCCCACCAGCAGGTCCGCGAGGACTACGTCGAGCGCTACCACGAGGGCGACCGCGAGCGCGGGATCCCCGCGGGTCAGGTGCCGAGCGCGGAGGGGGCCGAAGACTTCGCCGACTTCGCGCTGTGGACCGCCTGGATCTCCCACACTGATCGCCCCGATTCGACGACGTCGTTCACCAACGACTGGCCGTACTCGCCCGCCGCGGGCAACGACGCCGGCGGCCCCGTGATGGTCTGGAGCGTCATCGCATTGGTGTTACTCGTCGGCGGGGCCGGGATCGCGATCTGGCTCTACCAGTCCATCGAACTCCCCGAACCCGACGCGAGCGGCGTTTCGATCCCCCATCCGAAGGAGATCGATCTGACACCGAGTCAACTGTTGAGCACCCGGTTCGTCCTGATCGGCGCGCTGTTGTTCGTCGCCCAGACGTTCCTCGGGGGACTGCTCGCTCACTACTACGTCGAACGCGACGGCTTCTTCGGCCTCCGCGAGGTGATCGGGTTCGACGTCCTCCAGTGGCTGCCCTGGTCGATCGCCCGAACCTGGCACGTCGACCTCGGTATCCTCTGGATCTCCACGCTGTGGCTCGGTGCCGGCCTCTTCCTCGCGCCGCTTTTGACCGGCCGCGAACCGCCGAAGCAGGCGCTGTACGTGAAGGGCCTGATCGGCGCGTTGCTGGTCGTCGCCGTCGGCGCACTGGCCGGCATCTGGCTCGGCATCAACAACGTCTTCGACGGCCAGCTCTGGTGGCTGCTCGGCAACGAGGGCCTCGAGTACGTTGAGATCGGCCGCGTCTGGCAGGTCGGCCTGCTGGTCGGCTTTCTCGGCTGGACCGTCCTCGTCGCCCGCGGGTTCAAGCCATTGCTCGACCGCGAGCCTCGCTACGGGCTGGCTCACATGATCGTCTACGCCGGCGGCTCGATCGGACTGCTCTTCATGGCCGGCTTCCTCTATACGCCTCGAACGAACATCGTCGTGACGGAGTTCTGGCGCTGGTGGGTCGTTCACATGTGGGTCGAGGGCGTCTTCGAGTTCTTCATCATCGTCGTCATCGCTCTGACGTTGGTCTCGATGAACCTCCTGCAGAAGAAATCCGCCGAGAAGGCCGTCATCTTCCAGGCCGCCCTCGTCATGGGCAGCGGCATCATCGGCGTCTCCCACCACTACTGGTGGGCGGGCCTCCCCGAAGCGTGGCTCCCTATCGGCAGCGTGTTTTCCACTCTCGAATTCATTCCGCTGCTGTTTATCCTCTACGAAGCGCTCGGCCAGTACCGCGCGATGGATGCTGCAGGGGCCGACTTCCCCTACCGGATGGCGTTTTACTTCATCGTCGCCTCGTCCGTCTGGAACTTCTTCGGAGCCGGCGTGATCGGCTTCTTCATCAACCTCCCGATCATCAGCTATTACGAGACCGGCACGTACCTCACTGTCGCCCACGCACATGGCGCGATGTTCGGCGCATTCGGCCTGCTCGCGATGGGGATGGCCGTCTACATCCTCCGGCTGACCACCCGCGACGCCCGCTGGACCGACCGACGCCTGCGCTGGTCGTTCTGGCTCTGTAACCTCGGGCTGGCGCTGATGATCTTCCTGTCGCTGCTGCCCATCGGCTTCCTCCAGCTCGAGACTGCCTTCACCCAGGGGTACGCGGCCGCTCGCAGCCTCGAGTTCTACAACGGCGGGCTGATCCAGACGCTGTTCTGGCTGCGCATGCCCGGCGACACGCTGTTGATCCTCGGTGCGGTCGTTTTCGCCTGGGACGTCACTGTGAAGCTGCTGTTCCAGCGGAAGGCGACCGCCGGGGAGACGCGCGACCACGTCATCGCGGATCGGCTCATCGCCGACCGCGGCTCCGTCGAACCGGTCAGCGACGACGACTGA